The proteins below come from a single Megalops cyprinoides isolate fMegCyp1 chromosome 5, fMegCyp1.pri, whole genome shotgun sequence genomic window:
- the stard7 gene encoding stAR-related lipid transfer protein 7, mitochondrial: MFQSIQRRPICGIGAQTVRLQSQRTVSSEGVGKGNGTVENGVAAWLGRRMGVLLSWVYKAGVRAGEKGPEKTRKGMVSILANQCSFVTGQRFRRACQIGELYSNIYSERSRLSLMSTLWRRFQSKHSRTGKLVAALAGVFMWEDEKIKDEELQKCAAELQAVEVVTDQRMSPEAVARHGDAGWEVVMEKKNFWVWRRPIQDSHLYEYRVLGTYTDITPRQFFNVQLDTEYRKKWDALVIKLEVVDREVNTGSEVVHWATYFPYPLYSRDYVYVRRYDVDLEKNLMVLVSRAVEHPSVPETQDFVRVHSYQSEMVIRPHKSFDENGFDYLLTYRDDPQTVFPRYCVSWMVSSGMPDFLEKLHAAALRAKTQEVGMQDYIGVVKSSDKPPQANPDRLAGDNARTGGPGQIYA, from the exons ATGTTTCAGTCCATCCAACGCCGCCCGATCTGCGGAATTGGCGCACAGACTGTTCGGCTTCAGAGCCAGCGCACGGTTAGTAGTGAGGGTGTTGGGAAGGGCAATGGCACTGTTGAAAACGGAGTGGCTGCATGGCTGGGTCGACGCATGGGCGTCTTGCTATCATGGGTCTACAAAGCAGGGGTACGCGCAGGTGAAAAGGGGCCCGAGAAGACACGGAAAGGCATGGTGTCCATACTTGCAAATCAGTGTAGTTTTGTGACAGGCCAAAGGTTCCGTCGTGCTTGCCAGATTGGCGAGCTGTACTCGAACATATACTCCGAACGTTCCCGACTGAGCCTCATGAGCACGTTATGGCGCCGCTTCCAAAGCAAGCACTCACGCACGGGCAAGCTGGTGGCCGCTCTCGCCGGAGTCTTCATGTGGGAAGACGAGAAGATTAAGGACGAAGAGCTGCAGAA GTGCGCTGCCGAGCTGCAGGCCGTGGAAGTGGTGACAGATCAGCGCATGTCGCCTGAGGCAGTTGCAAGGCATGGCGATGCTGGCTGGGAGGTCGTCATGGAGAAGAAGAATTTCTGGGTCTGGAGACGACCCATCCAGGACAGCCATCTATACGAATACAGAG TATTGGGAACATACACCGACATCACCCCCAGACAGTTCTTCAACGTTCAG CTGGACACTGAATACAGGAAGAAGTGGGATGCCCTGGTGATCAAGCTAGAAGTGGTGGACAGGGAGGTCAACACAGGATCGGAGGTCGTGCACTGGGCCACATACTTCCCT tatcCCTTGTATTCAAGGGACTATGTGTACGTGCGACGCTATGATGTGGACCTGGAGAAAAATCTCATGGTCTTGGTTTCAAG GGCTGTGGAACATCCCAGTGTCCCCGAAACTCAAGATTTTGTAAGGGTTCATTCCTACCAGTCTGAGATGGTCATTCGTCCGCACAAGTCCTTTGATGAG AATGGCTTTGACTACCTGCTGACCTACAGGGATGACCCTCAGACTGTTTTTCCTCGATATTGTGTCAGCTGGATGGTGTCCAGCG GAATGCCAGACTTCCTGGAGAAGCTACATGCTGCTGCCCTGCGTGCCAAAACCCAGGAGGTGGGGATGCAAGACTACATTGGCGTTGTCAAGTCGAGTGACAAGCCCCCCCAGGCCAACCCAGATCGCCTTGCGGGGGACAATGCTCGCACAGGTGGCCCTGGACAGATCTATGCTTAA